In Vibrio tritonius, the following are encoded in one genomic region:
- a CDS encoding metalloregulator ArsR/SmtB family transcription factor produces the protein MLPHDFFKLLADETRVRCLLLIARYPNICVGDLAEALHESQPKVSRHLALLRSSGIVFNRRQGQWVFYSISDDLPGWMKKQIQGLVDSQCLAREYQQDIERYATAREHSSCCQA, from the coding sequence ATGTTACCTCATGACTTTTTTAAATTGCTCGCGGATGAAACGCGAGTGCGATGCTTACTGCTGATCGCTCGTTACCCAAATATCTGTGTGGGTGATTTGGCGGAAGCTTTGCATGAGAGCCAGCCTAAAGTGTCACGTCATTTAGCCTTATTGCGTTCAAGTGGCATTGTATTCAATCGTCGCCAAGGACAGTGGGTGTTTTACTCTATTAGTGACGACCTTCCGGGTTGGATGAAAAAACAGATTCAAGGTCTGGTCGATTCGCAATGTTTAGCCCGCGAGTACCAGCAAGATATCGAGCGATACGCCACTGCGCGTGAGCACTCAAGTTGTTGTCAAGCATAG
- a CDS encoding GNAT family N-acetyltransferase: MIIRQATAADIEALFTLNMQIGNLHFANAPEAFALPSEADKALLMNALKDESYLFLVAEIDKNVVGYITATITQNETISFLVRCRICRIGTIVVDEHCRSQGIGQHLMQACRNWAKEQGAEQIRLEVMAFNESAQQFYTQLGFVNQSHIMCQLLD; the protein is encoded by the coding sequence ATGATTATTCGCCAAGCAACGGCTGCTGATATTGAGGCTTTGTTTACTCTCAATATGCAGATAGGAAACCTACATTTTGCGAATGCTCCGGAAGCTTTTGCACTGCCTAGTGAAGCGGATAAAGCCCTTTTAATGAATGCGTTAAAAGATGAATCATACCTGTTTTTGGTGGCTGAGATTGATAAAAACGTCGTCGGTTATATTACTGCGACGATCACTCAAAATGAGACTATCTCATTTTTGGTTCGCTGCCGTATTTGCCGCATTGGAACCATAGTGGTTGATGAACATTGCCGCTCTCAAGGCATTGGTCAACATTTGATGCAAGCATGCCGCAACTGGGCAAAAGAGCAGGGTGCGGAGCAAATTCGATTAGAAGTGATGGCGTTTAATGAGTCAGCGCAGCAGTTTTACACGCAGCTTGGCTTTGTTAATCAGTCTCATATCATGTGCCAGCTACTGGATTAA
- a CDS encoding histidine-type phosphatase: protein MKLRSQMQLAGLFISLLATISPALASTWTLDKVVSLTRHGVRPQTNTEKLDKATQLEWPKFDVADGNLTGHGYAGMMQQGAYLFTQWQQQGLNIQSQCPNQEQFFLWTSPSPRIKATGKAMADGMFPGCGVAPLSVNAKYGPLFELYHLHESHPDQAIMKQQIMARIGTPEQAAERYKASTELLRKTVCAQDKPSCEFLDKPWGVKFKDTGKPKLKGPGELGATIGETIRLQYSDNMPISDVAFGHGVDAKAVKALMAMHAAQYDLALDTPEFASHAGSLLMRQMLSAITSGTELSKQWSGDKRLERPLVMLFGHDTNIAEIQTMLGMKWELPNYPANDIPPGATLSFARFHKAWSDQEFVRVRFEARTLDQWRSLSPLNNQQPLPHQDLNVAGCEATDVGVLCPLDTVVKRASHLLVNDGLQLALFQTK from the coding sequence ATGAAATTAAGATCGCAAATGCAATTGGCGGGTCTGTTCATCAGCTTGTTGGCAACGATTTCGCCTGCGCTAGCAAGCACTTGGACATTGGATAAAGTCGTAAGCCTCACGCGCCATGGCGTTCGTCCACAGACCAACACGGAAAAGCTTGATAAAGCGACACAGCTTGAGTGGCCAAAGTTTGATGTGGCGGATGGTAACCTTACCGGTCATGGGTACGCAGGGATGATGCAGCAAGGGGCTTATCTGTTCACACAATGGCAACAGCAAGGTCTCAATATTCAAAGCCAGTGTCCGAATCAAGAACAGTTCTTTTTGTGGACCAGCCCGTCCCCGCGTATTAAAGCGACAGGCAAAGCCATGGCCGATGGTATGTTTCCAGGGTGTGGTGTTGCACCATTAAGTGTGAACGCTAAATATGGCCCCTTATTTGAGTTGTATCATTTGCATGAATCGCATCCTGACCAAGCCATAATGAAGCAACAGATCATGGCCCGTATTGGCACTCCAGAGCAAGCGGCCGAACGTTACAAAGCTTCGACAGAGTTACTACGTAAAACAGTGTGCGCTCAAGATAAACCAAGTTGTGAATTTCTTGATAAACCTTGGGGTGTAAAATTTAAAGATACTGGTAAACCCAAGCTAAAAGGGCCGGGCGAATTAGGAGCGACAATAGGCGAAACTATTCGGTTGCAATATAGCGATAACATGCCCATTAGCGATGTGGCATTTGGTCATGGTGTGGATGCGAAAGCCGTTAAAGCGCTGATGGCAATGCATGCGGCGCAATACGATCTCGCTCTGGATACACCAGAGTTTGCATCTCATGCTGGTTCGTTACTAATGCGCCAAATGCTGTCGGCTATCACGTCAGGAACTGAGTTATCCAAACAGTGGTCTGGAGATAAGCGTTTAGAGCGTCCTCTTGTCATGTTATTTGGTCATGATACTAATATTGCTGAAATTCAAACGATGTTAGGAATGAAGTGGGAACTGCCTAATTATCCTGCCAATGATATTCCTCCAGGTGCTACTCTTAGCTTTGCTCGCTTTCATAAAGCGTGGAGTGACCAAGAGTTTGTCCGCGTGCGCTTTGAGGCTCGTACCTTAGACCAATGGCGCTCTCTATCACCATTGAATAACCAGCAACCCCTGCCACATCAAGATCTCAACGTAGCTGGCTGTGAAGCAACGGATGTTGGCGTGCTATGTCCGCTGGATACTGTGGTTAAGCGTGCTAGCCATCTGTTGGTTAATGACGGTCTGCAATTGGCACTGTTTCAAACCAAATAG
- a CDS encoding carbohydrate-binding protein, whose product MKHNKAAIILLAGLGASFSANSADWQLVWDDEFTDSVGSSWTFETGNGSSGWGNNELEYYLAENATVENGNLVITAKKESTGGYSYTSARMNTSGSQSFKYGKIEARIKLPTGTGLWPAFWMLGSNMGSVGWPYSGEIDIMERINTENVVYGTVHWWANLHASYSGTSTALDMSQYHVYTVEWDASMMKWYVDGVLFHEMSILNNVGDTDEFHKEFYLLLNLAVGGNWPGFTVDDSVLPAKMYVDYVRVYQDSSNTASTHTGTANSTMFSTQVEAENYANMSGVTTESTSDMDGGSDVSSFDTGDWVAYSNITLPTSGKYQIEYRVASTNSAARLSLDYNAGANVVGYVDLGSTGGTQTWQTITQEVTLNAGSYNFGIYAQTGGFSLNWMRITKL is encoded by the coding sequence ATGAAACATAATAAAGCTGCGATCATATTGCTCGCTGGGCTGGGGGCTTCTTTTTCAGCCAATAGCGCAGATTGGCAACTGGTATGGGATGATGAATTTACTGATAGCGTAGGATCAAGTTGGACGTTTGAAACCGGAAATGGTTCATCAGGTTGGGGGAATAACGAACTTGAATATTATCTGGCCGAGAACGCTACCGTTGAAAACGGCAACTTGGTGATTACTGCCAAAAAGGAATCCACAGGTGGGTACAGCTATACGTCGGCTCGAATGAATACATCGGGTAGTCAATCATTCAAATACGGGAAGATTGAAGCGCGGATAAAACTTCCCACTGGCACAGGGTTATGGCCTGCATTTTGGATGCTAGGATCGAACATGGGAAGTGTAGGTTGGCCTTATTCCGGTGAAATCGACATTATGGAGCGCATTAATACGGAAAACGTGGTGTATGGCACCGTACATTGGTGGGCCAATTTACATGCCAGTTATTCCGGAACCAGTACCGCATTAGATATGAGTCAATATCATGTTTACACCGTTGAGTGGGATGCGAGCATGATGAAATGGTATGTCGACGGAGTGCTGTTTCATGAAATGAGCATTTTAAATAATGTGGGTGATACCGATGAGTTTCACAAAGAGTTTTATCTGTTACTTAACCTTGCCGTAGGGGGCAATTGGCCAGGTTTCACCGTTGATGACTCTGTTTTACCTGCCAAAATGTATGTGGATTACGTCCGCGTGTATCAAGACAGTTCGAATACGGCCAGTACTCACACGGGAACGGCGAATTCGACAATGTTCTCAACACAAGTGGAAGCAGAAAATTACGCCAATATGAGTGGTGTAACCACAGAAAGTACGAGTGATATGGATGGTGGTTCTGATGTTAGCTCGTTTGATACGGGGGATTGGGTGGCATACAGCAACATTACACTTCCAACGTCAGGTAAATACCAAATTGAGTATCGAGTAGCGAGCACCAACAGTGCAGCGCGTCTCTCTTTGGATTACAACGCTGGCGCCAATGTCGTTGGCTATGTTGACCTCGGATCAACAGGGGGCACGCAAACTTGGCAAACGATCACTCAAGAAGTTACGCTCAATGCAGGCAGTTATAATTTCGGTATTTATGCTCAAACCGGAGGATTTAGCCTGAACTGGATGCGAATTACTAAGTTATAG
- a CDS encoding oligogalacturonate-specific porin KdgM family protein, which translates to MNSSKLLTIVLLGLASTSTAYATSFSYAHKYEDVSKGHTDELKLSHGFESGIGASVKLKFSPNDEKSGDAGIAFHDERWKETALGVNYSVNINEKLSIEPGFTWARKQDEYKYKPSLSMDYALTPDVELSSRYRYEISDYAFKETKRVNRFDAGISRKIGQFSLGYTLTLYRANAELYNNRETDYEHAIELKYKASKTFTPFIELTNESVSKHTEQRQTEFEVGFKYKI; encoded by the coding sequence ATGAATTCGAGCAAATTATTGACCATCGTATTATTGGGACTGGCGAGTACGTCGACTGCTTATGCGACGAGTTTTTCCTATGCGCATAAATATGAAGACGTTTCAAAAGGGCACACAGATGAGTTAAAACTGAGCCACGGTTTTGAATCGGGTATTGGTGCGTCGGTTAAATTGAAATTTTCGCCAAACGATGAAAAGAGCGGCGATGCGGGTATTGCCTTTCATGATGAACGTTGGAAAGAAACGGCGTTAGGCGTAAATTACAGTGTCAACATTAATGAAAAACTCTCTATTGAACCAGGTTTTACTTGGGCAAGAAAACAAGATGAATACAAGTATAAGCCCTCTTTATCAATGGATTATGCGTTAACTCCTGATGTAGAACTGTCTTCACGTTACCGCTATGAAATTTCAGATTATGCCTTTAAAGAAACCAAGCGTGTTAACCGGTTTGATGCGGGCATTAGCCGTAAAATCGGTCAGTTTTCTTTGGGATACACGCTTACTCTCTATCGCGCCAATGCCGAACTGTATAACAATCGAGAAACCGATTATGAGCATGCGATTGAGTTGAAATACAAAGCCTCTAAAACGTTTACTCCGTTTATTGAGTTGACGAATGAATCGGTAAGCAAGCACACCGAACAACGCCAAACGGAATTTGAAGTGGGCTTTAAATACAAGATTTAA
- a CDS encoding glutathione S-transferase family protein, producing MKLYGRTTSFNVQKVLWLLDELELNYEHVELGGRFGGLDAPEFGEFNPMRKVPVLIDGDKSVWESHTILRYLAAAYGDEQWCPKDAYERSLYERWMDWSHLIFQQAFMGTFWGYYRMPASKRNMAEVNSHLAKCEECLAQLEQQLTENRFLIGEHISLADICAGAVLYRLTAQGLPITLPPQVARWFDLLQSRPGYQKWVMSDFTELQGREDF from the coding sequence ATGAAATTGTATGGACGAACCACATCGTTTAATGTGCAAAAAGTGTTGTGGTTACTCGATGAACTCGAACTAAATTATGAGCATGTGGAGCTGGGCGGCCGGTTTGGCGGGCTTGATGCGCCTGAGTTTGGTGAATTCAATCCTATGCGTAAAGTCCCAGTGTTGATCGATGGCGACAAATCCGTGTGGGAATCACACACCATTTTGCGCTATTTGGCTGCTGCTTACGGGGATGAGCAATGGTGTCCGAAGGATGCTTATGAACGTTCTCTTTATGAACGCTGGATGGATTGGTCACATCTGATTTTTCAACAAGCTTTTATGGGCACCTTTTGGGGCTACTATCGTATGCCAGCTTCCAAGCGGAACATGGCAGAAGTGAATAGCCACTTAGCTAAATGTGAAGAGTGCCTTGCACAGTTAGAGCAGCAATTAACGGAAAACCGTTTTTTGATTGGCGAACATATCTCGCTTGCAGACATTTGTGCTGGAGCTGTGCTTTATCGACTCACTGCTCAGGGCTTACCTATTACACTGCCGCCGCAAGTCGCAAGATGGTTTGACTTGCTACAAAGTCGCCCGGGCTATCAAAAATGGGTGATGAGTGATTTTACTGAGTTGCAAGGCCGAGAAGATTTTTAG
- a CDS encoding ArsJ-associated glyceraldehyde-3-phosphate dehydrogenase: protein MAIKVGINGFGRIGRLALRASFDWPELEFVQINDVAGDAATLAHLLEFDSIQGRWHHSVSAKDGAIIIDGKAIRTTQQKAIDAVDWSGCDVVIEATGKHRDVNLLNQYLAQGVKRVVVSAPVKAEGVANIVVGVNDGIFDPSIHRIVTAASCTTNCIAPIVKVIHEKLGIEQAAFTTIHDLTNTQTILDAPHKDLRRARACGMSLIPTTTGSATAIIEIFPDLAGKINGHAVRVPLANASLTDIVFDVKRDTTVDEVNQLLKEASEGELKGILGFEEKPLVSIDYKGDQRSTVVDALSTMLVGKRMVKIYAWYDNEMGYATRTAELVRQVGLS, encoded by the coding sequence ATGGCAATTAAAGTAGGAATTAATGGATTTGGTCGTATCGGACGTTTAGCTCTGCGTGCAAGTTTTGATTGGCCTGAGTTGGAGTTTGTTCAGATTAATGATGTGGCAGGTGATGCAGCAACCTTGGCGCACCTTCTTGAGTTTGATTCTATTCAAGGCCGTTGGCATCACAGTGTGTCTGCCAAGGACGGAGCCATCATCATTGATGGTAAAGCGATACGAACAACACAACAAAAAGCCATTGATGCTGTGGATTGGTCTGGTTGCGATGTGGTGATTGAAGCGACAGGTAAGCATCGTGACGTTAACCTGCTCAATCAATATCTTGCTCAGGGCGTAAAACGCGTGGTGGTGTCTGCTCCGGTGAAAGCGGAAGGCGTAGCGAATATTGTGGTTGGCGTGAATGACGGTATATTCGATCCTAGTATTCATCGCATTGTGACGGCGGCGTCATGCACGACGAACTGTATTGCTCCAATTGTAAAAGTCATTCATGAAAAATTGGGCATTGAACAGGCGGCATTTACGACCATTCATGACTTGACCAATACCCAAACTATTTTGGATGCGCCACATAAAGATCTGCGTCGTGCTCGTGCATGCGGTATGAGCTTAATTCCCACCACGACGGGTTCTGCCACCGCGATCATCGAAATTTTCCCTGATTTGGCTGGCAAGATTAATGGTCATGCGGTGCGAGTGCCCCTCGCCAATGCTTCGTTAACCGATATTGTGTTTGATGTAAAACGCGATACTACGGTTGATGAGGTAAACCAACTGCTCAAAGAGGCCTCTGAAGGCGAGCTCAAAGGTATTTTAGGTTTTGAAGAAAAACCATTGGTCTCTATCGATTACAAAGGCGATCAACGTTCAACGGTTGTCGATGCATTGTCGACCATGCTTGTTGGAAAACGCATGGTGAAAATCTACGCGTGGTATGACAACGAAATGGGCTACGCCACTCGAACCGCAGAGCTGGTTCGTCAAGTCGGTTTGTCCTAA
- a CDS encoding GNAT family N-acetyltransferase, whose translation MDLTPIKPEEFAQMFELFKVSMHPIIDEALGWDEEFQESNFKQHLKPEWFYWAEVDGERVGVVCHRYKEASLHIHFLAIFRPYQGHGYAQQVLVQLERMAAGEGKAVTLSCFKNNQRAVKLYRTYGFKVLGEDDLFYDFGKVSHALAFTL comes from the coding sequence ATGGACTTAACCCCAATTAAACCAGAAGAATTTGCTCAGATGTTTGAGCTGTTTAAAGTATCTATGCATCCCATTATTGATGAAGCCCTAGGCTGGGATGAGGAATTTCAGGAGAGCAATTTTAAGCAGCACTTAAAGCCGGAGTGGTTTTATTGGGCTGAAGTCGATGGTGAGCGCGTTGGGGTGGTTTGTCATCGTTACAAAGAAGCGAGTTTGCATATCCACTTTTTGGCAATTTTTCGTCCGTACCAAGGCCATGGCTACGCGCAGCAAGTCTTGGTTCAATTGGAACGGATGGCCGCAGGTGAGGGTAAAGCGGTGACATTAAGCTGCTTTAAGAACAATCAACGTGCCGTTAAATTGTATCGAACCTATGGTTTTAAAGTGCTTGGTGAAGACGACCTTTTTTACGACTTTGGTAAGGTGAGCCATGCGTTGGCATTCACGTTGTAA
- a CDS encoding GNAT family N-acetyltransferase, with protein sequence MLIEQGSIDDILFIDALIPEFDGRNTRERLNERLSGIPHLILLAKIDGQIVGYKVGYQLSSLEFYSWIGGVIPSHRQQGVASELRRYQEHWARTSGYQFITVKSMNAYPNMLRLLIASGYQITDYEAGQTPTSGKIVFQRELV encoded by the coding sequence ATGTTGATTGAACAAGGCTCAATTGATGATATTTTGTTTATTGATGCACTGATTCCCGAATTTGATGGGCGTAATACGCGCGAACGTCTTAATGAGCGTTTGTCAGGCATTCCGCATTTGATTTTACTGGCTAAAATCGATGGGCAAATCGTTGGGTATAAAGTCGGTTATCAGCTTTCAAGTTTGGAGTTTTACAGTTGGATAGGCGGTGTTATCCCGTCCCATCGCCAACAAGGTGTTGCATCTGAGCTACGCCGGTATCAAGAACATTGGGCGCGAACATCGGGCTATCAATTTATCACGGTAAAGTCGATGAATGCGTACCCTAATATGCTGCGTCTTTTGATTGCCAGCGGTTACCAGATCACGGATTACGAAGCAGGCCAAACCCCGACAAGTGGAAAGATAGTGTTTCAAAGAGAGTTAGTATGA
- a CDS encoding NUDIX hydrolase: MKNLSMAVVVREGRVLIQERFRRSEGMVLEFPGGSIDSGETPEVAAARELWEETGLEQLAVKGAFQAENEFGGKIHYIVFEGNRSTTPTEVDSTRQQTFFWFEPTQIPVDEFHAADADFIEHQLEQFL, encoded by the coding sequence ATGAAAAATCTTTCCATGGCCGTCGTTGTTAGGGAAGGTCGAGTTTTAATTCAAGAGCGCTTTCGACGTAGCGAAGGCATGGTGCTTGAGTTCCCGGGTGGTTCGATTGATAGCGGTGAAACGCCGGAAGTGGCCGCCGCACGTGAATTGTGGGAAGAAACAGGCCTAGAGCAACTCGCAGTGAAGGGGGCTTTCCAAGCTGAAAATGAATTTGGTGGAAAAATTCATTACATTGTCTTTGAAGGAAACCGTTCAACCACGCCGACAGAAGTAGATAGCACGCGTCAGCAAACGTTCTTCTGGTTCGAGCCTACCCAGATTCCAGTTGATGAATTTCATGCAGCGGATGCCGATTTTATTGAACATCAGTTAGAGCAATTTTTGTAA
- a CDS encoding DUF3297 family protein — translation MSDASAKPTLPDRLSGNPRSKFFVEECFEHHIGILLNGKERTDVEEYCISEGWVKIPSPKAKDRYGNPMLITLKGEVEAFYK, via the coding sequence ATGAGCGACGCTAGCGCAAAGCCAACCCTGCCAGATCGTTTGTCTGGTAACCCACGTAGCAAATTCTTTGTTGAAGAGTGTTTTGAACACCACATTGGTATTCTTCTTAACGGTAAAGAACGCACCGACGTGGAAGAGTATTGCATCAGCGAAGGTTGGGTAAAAATTCCTTCACCAAAAGCAAAAGACCGCTACGGTAACCCAATGCTAATCACTCTGAAAGGCGAAGTAGAAGCGTTCTACAAATAA
- a CDS encoding GFA family protein — translation MSKLIHGSCYCQKIMFIVKDEFSRFYFCHCDQRRKMMGTAHAANLFTEVDNLTWLKGAELVKRYDDPHRAFTKAFCPECGSPLPYISKASNTMVVPAGCLDEEPSKQVDAQLFCVEQPHWYQVGLSAEKKAGFPNS, via the coding sequence ATGTCAAAGTTGATTCACGGTAGTTGTTACTGCCAAAAAATCATGTTTATTGTCAAAGACGAGTTTTCTCGTTTCTATTTCTGTCATTGTGACCAGCGCCGCAAGATGATGGGCACCGCTCATGCAGCGAATTTGTTTACAGAAGTCGACAATCTCACTTGGCTAAAAGGTGCAGAGTTGGTGAAACGCTATGATGACCCCCATCGTGCTTTTACCAAAGCCTTCTGCCCTGAATGCGGTTCACCGCTACCATACATATCCAAAGCCAGTAACACCATGGTGGTGCCAGCGGGATGTTTGGATGAAGAGCCATCAAAACAAGTGGATGCCCAATTGTTTTGTGTTGAGCAGCCTCATTGGTATCAGGTCGGGTTGAGCGCAGAGAAAAAAGCAGGATTTCCTAATAGTTAG
- a CDS encoding bifunctional diaminohydroxyphosphoribosylaminopyrimidine deaminase/5-amino-6-(5-phosphoribosylamino)uracil reductase RibD, with translation MSNSFMLRALEISQQALPKCRPNPPVGCVLVKDNVIVAEGYTQAIGGNHAEVEALNAYQGSFNGMTAYVTLEPCSFVGRTSACAKTLVSTGIKHVVVAMLDPDPRNSGKGIAILEDAGIKVDIGVEGAVVSQFLTPYLGQS, from the coding sequence ATGTCTAACTCATTTATGTTGCGCGCCTTGGAAATTTCGCAACAAGCGTTGCCAAAATGTCGGCCAAATCCGCCGGTCGGTTGTGTGTTGGTAAAAGACAATGTGATTGTCGCGGAGGGTTACACACAAGCTATTGGTGGCAATCACGCCGAAGTGGAAGCATTAAACGCCTACCAAGGTTCATTTAATGGTATGACGGCGTATGTCACTTTAGAACCCTGTTCCTTTGTCGGCCGAACTTCAGCGTGTGCCAAAACCTTGGTAAGCACAGGGATAAAGCATGTTGTGGTGGCAATGTTGGATCCTGATCCGCGCAATAGTGGCAAAGGTATCGCCATCTTGGAAGATGCTGGCATCAAAGTCGACATCGGCGTAGAAGGTGCGGTGGTTTCCCAGTTTCTCACCCCTTATCTTGGTCAATCGTAA
- a CDS encoding cyclin-dependent kinase inhibitor 3 family protein, translating to MEHPTWLLPLDNSAGLVLTPCPGTKGVSLVESIEQLKAQGVTVVVTALSGIEMEQAGVGDLPNVVAAQGLQWFSAPIEDDDVPDAQFARLWHLASPNLHRALKLGEKVALHCMGGSGRTGLLAAHLLGEQDWPVDKVIAEVQALRPGAFTKTKQIEYVHQLLRAE from the coding sequence ATGGAGCATCCAACGTGGTTATTACCACTCGATAATAGTGCCGGGCTTGTGCTTACCCCATGCCCGGGCACCAAAGGGGTCTCTTTAGTAGAGAGTATCGAGCAACTGAAAGCGCAAGGCGTGACGGTTGTCGTTACCGCCTTGAGTGGCATAGAAATGGAGCAAGCTGGCGTCGGTGACCTACCTAATGTTGTCGCGGCTCAAGGCTTACAGTGGTTTAGTGCACCCATTGAAGACGATGATGTGCCTGATGCACAATTTGCTCGCCTGTGGCATTTGGCTTCTCCGAACCTACATCGTGCTCTGAAGCTGGGCGAAAAAGTAGCACTGCACTGTATGGGAGGTTCAGGAAGAACCGGTTTACTCGCGGCTCATCTATTAGGTGAGCAAGATTGGCCTGTAGATAAAGTGATAGCGGAAGTTCAAGCTCTGCGTCCCGGTGCGTTTACCAAAACCAAGCAGATTGAGTATGTTCACCAACTACTGAGAGCTGAATAA
- a CDS encoding GNAT family N-acetyltransferase: MDVVIGNSAQIIKQAQQIRYAVFVQEQLIPQELDLDGLDQESMHLLVTDDSTPVATARLSFSSASSAILARVAVLKAFRGAGVAKAVIQKAIDYAIKQRVHHIDIHAHQHLRGYYENFGFKYVDTCEVVGGHPLIAMSYRTDVQ; this comes from the coding sequence ATGGATGTGGTTATTGGTAACAGTGCACAGATCATTAAGCAAGCACAGCAAATACGTTATGCCGTGTTTGTTCAGGAACAGTTGATTCCACAAGAGTTAGATTTAGATGGACTTGACCAAGAATCAATGCATCTTTTGGTGACTGACGATTCCACGCCGGTAGCTACCGCACGACTCTCATTTTCCTCGGCTTCTTCAGCTATCTTAGCCCGCGTGGCAGTATTGAAAGCTTTTCGTGGTGCGGGTGTTGCGAAAGCGGTGATTCAAAAAGCTATTGATTACGCGATTAAACAGCGTGTTCACCATATCGACATTCATGCTCATCAGCACCTACGTGGTTACTACGAAAATTTTGGTTTTAAATACGTAGATACGTGTGAAGTGGTTGGTGGCCATCCATTAATTGCGATGAGTTATCGCACCGATGTTCAATAA
- a CDS encoding 6-carboxytetrahydropterin synthase: MKTAMYIDDLTAIDFSVYHGGEIRGDSVSLCVVVAGDRNDSGMISDFGKIKPRLKAICDKEVDHRLVCDPQFISVQDGIGQGEFPVSAGVISSMGPIQMYCPIAMTAEHYLDNIKSFLLEKFSAEMPMFDFQIELKPNPTPSFQYNHGLKLHDGNCQRIIHGHSADLQVIIDGKPCVETHRLIASSLNGKHFFNESDVMFDSGRSMIRYSASQGNFEVQLPNALLELVEGEPSIENISRHIAKKVHTLQPNATSIQVRVSEGLSKGAVTLL; the protein is encoded by the coding sequence GTGAAAACTGCGATGTACATTGACGATCTTACTGCAATTGATTTTTCAGTTTATCACGGTGGTGAAATCCGCGGAGACAGCGTCTCGCTTTGCGTTGTTGTAGCTGGTGATCGTAACGACTCCGGTATGATCTCCGATTTCGGCAAAATCAAACCCAGACTCAAAGCGATTTGTGATAAAGAAGTCGACCACCGTTTGGTGTGTGACCCACAATTTATTTCTGTGCAAGATGGTATTGGCCAGGGCGAGTTTCCGGTGTCTGCTGGAGTGATTAGCTCGATGGGACCCATCCAGATGTATTGCCCAATTGCCATGACAGCTGAGCATTATCTGGACAACATCAAAAGCTTCTTACTGGAGAAATTCAGCGCTGAGATGCCAATGTTTGATTTCCAGATTGAGCTTAAGCCGAACCCAACGCCTAGCTTTCAATACAATCATGGCTTAAAGCTGCATGATGGAAACTGTCAGCGCATTATTCATGGCCACAGTGCGGATCTGCAAGTGATCATTGATGGTAAGCCTTGTGTTGAAACCCATCGATTGATCGCCTCTAGCTTGAACGGTAAGCACTTTTTTAATGAAAGTGATGTGATGTTTGATTCTGGTCGCTCAATGATTCGATACAGTGCATCCCAAGGTAATTTTGAAGTTCAGTTGCCTAACGCATTGCTTGAACTGGTTGAAGGTGAACCTTCCATCGAAAACATCTCCCGCCACATTGCCAAGAAAGTACACACTTTGCAACCTAACGCCACGTCCATTCAAGTGCGCGTGAGTGAAGGCCTATCTAAAGGTGCGGTGACGCTGCTGTAA